The nucleotide window ACATCCTTTACAGGGTTTTTTCCGTCCGTACCAAGCTTCAAAACATTTCTGGCCTTTCAGTTCTTCTAAATCCATTTCTAGTGCATTTTGGTAGGAGTTGTTGGCCCAGATAAGGTTGTGTTCTGGGTTGTGGAATGCTATATAGTCGGATGTTTGTTCTAGTATTATTGATTGTATTTTCTCTGTTTTTTTCAATTTCTTTTTAGACTGCCAATTGTTATATTCTTGTTTTATGGCTTGGGCTAGTATTTCGTATTGGGTTTTCGGGTTACCTTTCTTTTGAAAATATCTATCAGCCCCTAAATTGAGGGCTTTCATCGCCACCTCTTCACGACCTCTGCCGGTGAATATAATGAATGGGATATCACTATTTCTTTTCTCTCTAATAATCTCTAAAAACTCGAGGCCATTCATGCCAGGCATTTGATAATCAGAAACAATTACATCAAATCTAGAGTTATTTAATCTCTTAAGAGCTTTTTTTGCGGAATTAACAGGTAGAATAGTTATCTGGCTATCTATTTTTTCTAAAAATAACTTGGCTTGTTCTGAGAAACTAGGTTCATCATCTACAAATAGAACTTTCATTTATCTATCACCTAATAAGTTGGTTTTTTATGGAGTTCTGTTTCTGGTTTTTTTGTTTTTTGATAAAAAAGGGAAAAGAGAGTTTTTTCCCTTTTTGTTGTGTTTAGTTTTGTGTTTTTGGTGGTTCTACCCAGATTACGAAGTCTGTTTGTTCTTTTATTACGCCTTTGACGTTTTCTGTTTTTATTGGGTTGTCGATTTCTTCGTTGGTTATTTGTCGTACTTGGTGGACTTCGTCTACTATCCATCCGATGTTGTCGTTGTTGTTTTGGTTTGTGTTTTCGAATACGATTATTCGTTTGCCGTTTTTGTTGTTTTGTAGGTCGAAGACGGTTTTTGGGTTGATTATTGTGGTTGTTTCTCCTCTTAGGTCCATTACTCCTTCTATGTGGTTGGGTGTGTTGGGTATTTGGGTTAGGTCGTCTTTGTCTACTACTTCTGCTACGTGGTTGAGGTCTACGCAGTATTTTTTGTTGTTTAGTTTGAATTCTATGACTTGTGTTTTGTTTTCGTTCATTTTTGATCTTTTTTGGTT belongs to Methanonatronarchaeum sp. AMET-Sl and includes:
- a CDS encoding chemotaxis protein CheW, encoding MNENKTQVIEFKLNNKKYCVDLNHVAEVVDKDDLTQIPNTPNHIEGVMDLRGETTTIINPKTVFDLQNNKNGKRIIVFENTNQNNNDNIGWIVDEVHQVRQITNEEIDNPIKTENVKGVIKEQTDFVIWVEPPKTQN